Proteins co-encoded in one Terriglobales bacterium genomic window:
- the argS gene encoding arginine--tRNA ligase: MRDFLRRQYSLDLPQLVVEQPPRVDLGEYALPLSFDLAKRLRKPPRKIAEEIVAGLGAVEGFEKLEVAGAGYINARMKRGELAAALAAGSEPASSAQVRVQRSGEKILVEHTSINPNKAAHIGHLRNAILGDTFVRLLQAAGYPVDVQNYIDNTGVQVADVVVGFTRLEKKSKAEIEKLAATDPRLDYTCWDLYARVSQWYEQDKANLAARAEALHAIERGGNELAEIAGLISTAVLRRHLETMDRLGIEYDFLPRESEILRLHFWNLAFEQMKQKGVLYLESQGKNAGCWVMKRPAAAGKAEEGEEDTKVIVRSNGTVGYVGKDIAYHLWKFGLLGRDFGYRRFYRYPNGRDCWISAESGEPEHPHFGGVAAIYNVIDSRQNEAQNTVREALASMGFTHEAERYTHFSYGPVALTPHCAAELGYPLTEDDWARASIEVSGRKGFGVKADDLIDTLIASAKKEVDPRHPELSEEERAGIARQIAVGALRYFMLKFTKGSLIAFDFKEALSFEGETGPYCQYAVVRAS; encoded by the coding sequence ATGCGCGACTTCCTGCGCCGCCAGTACTCGCTCGACCTGCCGCAACTGGTGGTGGAGCAGCCCCCGCGCGTGGACTTGGGCGAGTACGCCCTGCCGCTCTCCTTCGACCTGGCCAAGCGCCTGCGCAAGCCGCCGCGCAAGATCGCGGAGGAGATCGTCGCCGGGCTGGGCGCGGTCGAGGGCTTCGAGAAACTCGAGGTCGCGGGCGCCGGCTACATCAACGCCCGGATGAAGCGCGGCGAGCTGGCAGCGGCCCTGGCCGCGGGCTCTGAGCCTGCGTCCTCCGCCCAGGTCCGCGTCCAGCGCTCCGGCGAGAAGATCCTGGTCGAGCACACTTCCATCAATCCCAACAAGGCGGCGCACATCGGGCACCTGCGCAACGCCATCCTGGGCGACACCTTCGTGCGTTTGCTGCAGGCCGCCGGCTACCCCGTAGACGTCCAGAATTACATCGACAACACCGGGGTGCAGGTGGCCGACGTGGTGGTGGGCTTCACGCGCCTGGAGAAGAAGTCGAAGGCCGAGATCGAGAAGCTGGCCGCCACCGACCCGCGCCTGGACTACACCTGCTGGGACCTCTACGCCCGCGTCTCGCAGTGGTACGAGCAGGACAAGGCCAACCTCGCCGCCCGCGCCGAGGCCCTGCACGCGATCGAGCGCGGCGGCAACGAATTGGCCGAGATCGCCGGGCTCATCTCCACCGCCGTCCTGCGCCGCCACCTGGAAACCATGGACCGCCTGGGCATCGAGTACGACTTCCTGCCCCGCGAGAGCGAGATCCTCCGCCTGCACTTCTGGAATCTCGCCTTTGAGCAGATGAAGCAGAAGGGCGTGCTCTACCTGGAGTCTCAGGGCAAGAACGCGGGCTGCTGGGTGATGAAGCGCCCGGCGGCGGCGGGCAAGGCCGAGGAGGGCGAGGAAGACACCAAGGTCATCGTGCGCTCCAACGGCACCGTGGGCTACGTGGGCAAGGACATCGCCTACCACCTGTGGAAGTTCGGGCTGCTGGGGCGCGACTTCGGCTACCGCCGCTTCTACCGCTATCCCAACGGGCGCGACTGCTGGATCTCGGCGGAGTCGGGCGAGCCCGAGCACCCGCACTTCGGGGGCGTGGCCGCCATCTACAACGTCATCGACTCGCGGCAGAACGAGGCCCAGAACACCGTGCGCGAGGCCCTGGCCAGCATGGGCTTCACCCACGAGGCCGAGCGCTACACCCACTTCTCCTACGGCCCGGTGGCGCTTACGCCGCACTGCGCCGCCGAATTGGGCTATCCCTTGACCGAGGACGACTGGGCACGCGCCTCCATCGAGGTCTCCGGGCGCAAGGGCTTCGGGGTGAAGGCCGACGATCTCATCGATACGCTCATCGCTTCGGCGAAGAAAGAAGTGGACCCGCGGCATCCCGAGTTGAGCGAAGAGGAACGAGCCGGCATCGCCCGGCAGATCGCCGTGGGCGCGCTGCGCTACTTCATGCTGAAGTTCACCAAGGGCTCGCTCATCGCTTTCGACTTCAAGGAGGCGCTCAGCTTCGAAGGCGAGACCGGGCCCTACTGCCAGTACGCCGTCGTCCGCGCCAGCA